TCGGCGGACATCGTGAACATCGAAAAAGATTTAGTGATCTATAGAAGCATGGGCGTCGCAGTGACGAGCATCACCAATCAGCGAGAGACAGCTTTGAAATTTATTGATTACTTAAAGACCGCCGAAGCAGAGAAGATTTTTAAAGCCAAGGGTTGGTTTAAAAAAGAGAAGTAGGAAGGCCGAACTTAGTCGACCTTCATCATGTAACGGATTTCGCGGTTCAAAAAAGTTAAACGCGAAGCTAGATCCGTTAGAACTTGCAAATTCGTTTTCAACTGAGTCAAAGCATCCACCTCGAGAACGGGAGTATCTTCCATCTCGTGATAAGAACGGTGTTCCGCCATAGAATCGGCCATCAGCTCGGCTTCCAAGACATCAGCAATTTGCAGATTTTCAGCACTTTTTTCGTTTAATCTCATCTGCACTCCTTTGTTTTCGTTAGCGCACAATCAACAAGTCTAGTGACATTCATTTGAGCTCTTCAACTTAAATAATCTTACATAAATTATTTACAAGATTAGAGCTAGTACTCACATTGCAGAGCCGATTTATCCGTATCCGCAACGTTCACGCGATCTGTATTACTCGCCAGATAAGTGGCCATCACACTGCTATCGCGATCTTTATGTTTTAAACCCAATACGTGGCCCATTTCGTGAATGACGAGGGCTTCGATGTTAACTGAATTTGGGACGGCCGTTGATGCAACTCCAGGCTGATTCCAGTAGTAGGTAAAATTCTTCGCATTGATTCGCATATCAGCTTCTTTGATCTGATCTCCGATCCAGTAGATCGAAGTGCGAGCCTGCTCTGAACTCTTATCTGACTCCCAAGAATTGAAAAAGTATATAATATTTCTTCCATCTTTCTGTGGATTGATGGGGCCCGTCACTCTTTGATCGGTAACAATGTTGATCAAACGCTTTCCTGTCGCATCCTGCCAGGTGGCCGCGGCGGCTTCGATGGCGCCAACATATTGTTGAGGGACAGACTCATGCAGATACATGGTCACAGGCACTTCGCCTTTCCATGAGATACGCTCGCCGTAGACGTTCTGAACAAAACCGCAGTCGTCTTGCGATTTCGGCGCACAGCCTTGCAGGCCGAACGCAATAAGAACGAGTAAGAAGCTGAAATACTTCCGCATGAGTAAAGTCTCCTACAGCTATTCCTTAGCATGTCCCGAGCCAGCTCATTCCAACCGGTTTTTATGCGCTACACGTCTGATTTGATTGATGTTTTTTAGATTCTCTGGATTTTCCACTTTTGCCACCCTGAACTGTTTAGATTTGAAGGAGTCCCCGTGAAAACACCTAAGTGGTGATTTTACTTAGGGAAAGGTGCTGTCGAATTTCTAACAGGGTGTGGGACGTGAATTGTTCCGGGGGACTCGTCTAATATAAGAAAATATTTGGGAGTCTATAATCCCCTGCCCAGAGACAAAAGCACACTGTATTTAGCCACTTACAGAACCTGGCCCAACATCCAGAGTGACACCACCCCACTAAGTTCTTGGAATCACTGCAAATCTCATTTTGGTACAGCCCTTGCTTAAGCATATCTATAACTTACCCAGCTCCTTCCGCAGTCGCGGAAACCTAGAGGGCTGACCATCCAACCTAGACATCCTACCCATCGGCCGGAGGAAGCGAAAAGCTCCCCACCCCGGCTTCGCGCGCCGAAAAGGTACCAGGTCGCTTTTCGGAATTGACTTGGCTCTTTGGGGGGCTCCGCACCTCTTCCTACATCCTGATAATCGAGGACTCTGTCCAACATATAGTGGAGACAAGTACAAGCGCTGTAGATCGGCTCCCAAACCTGAGCCAACAAACTCCCTCTCTTGTTTAATTCGAATTAGTCCGGAAAAGCGACCTGGTACCTTTTGCCTTTTCCGAAATTCTTCTATACTTAGAGCCTCTCCAAAACTCTTACCCTAGAAGGAAACCTCTGTGAAAAAAGTGACGATTATTCCTGGCGATGGCATTGGTCCCGAAATCATGGCGCAGGTCGTGCGCGTTCTGAAGCAAGTAAATGCTCCGTTTGAATACGAAGAATTCGATGCCGGCGAAGTCGCACTTCATAAACACGGTTCTCTGTTACCGGCTTCCACAGTGGCTTCGATTGAAAAAACCAAGCTTGCGATTAAAGGTCCGACGACGACTCCGGTGGGCGGCGGCCATAAATCTATCAACGTGCAAATGAGACAGCAGTTTGATCTCTACGCAAACGTGCGTCCAGTGCGCGTTTTGCCGAATATCCCTTGCGTCACTCAAACGGTGGACCTCACGATCGTGCGTGAAAATACAGAAGACTTGTATGCAGGGATCGAGCGCATGGTGGATAACGACACTGCAGAGTCTATTAAACGCATTACTCGTA
The sequence above is drawn from the Bdellovibrionales bacterium genome and encodes:
- a CDS encoding matrixin family metalloprotease, translated to MRKYFSFLLVLIAFGLQGCAPKSQDDCGFVQNVYGERISWKGEVPVTMYLHESVPQQYVGAIEAAAATWQDATGKRLINIVTDQRVTGPINPQKDGRNIIYFFNSWESDKSSEQARTSIYWIGDQIKEADMRINAKNFTYYWNQPGVASTAVPNSVNIEALVIHEMGHVLGLKHKDRDSSVMATYLASNTDRVNVADTDKSALQCEY